The Rhodocytophaga rosea genome has a segment encoding these proteins:
- a CDS encoding J domain-containing protein, with protein sequence MLFEKLVRIIRANMLSKEGKLPPVDQQYQQYTSSRQQAGQKKQTPPPTDISSKEKSYYEALEITPPTSFEQIKTAYKKLVRKYHPDLFANNPQKRQYAEIVTQKINEAYAYFEKKAGK encoded by the coding sequence ATGCTGTTTGAAAAACTAGTCAGAATCATCCGGGCCAATATGCTATCCAAAGAGGGCAAACTTCCTCCTGTAGATCAGCAATACCAGCAGTACACCTCATCCAGGCAGCAGGCAGGGCAAAAAAAACAGACCCCTCCGCCAACTGATATTTCTTCAAAGGAAAAGTCATATTACGAAGCCCTGGAAATTACGCCTCCAACTTCGTTTGAACAAATTAAAACTGCTTACAAAAAACTGGTGAGAAAATATCACCCCGACCTCTTTGCAAATAATCCACAAAAGAGGCAATACGCAGAGATTGTTACCCAAAAAATTAATGAAGCGTATGCCTACTTTGAGAAAAAAGCTGGGAAATAA